A single region of the Glycine max cultivar Williams 82 chromosome 20, Glycine_max_v4.0, whole genome shotgun sequence genome encodes:
- the LOC100806314 gene encoding protoheme IX farnesyltransferase, mitochondrial — protein MMLRRRGSVTSFYSKFIDSHNLNCGRSSSNPHRVAASATSFDISSASASKATTDFVSLTRHYGRCYWELSKARLSMLVVATSGTGFVLGSGSAVDLSALSCTCLGTMMVAASANSLNQVFEINNDAKMKRTSRRPLPSGRITIPHAVGWASSVGLAGTALLATQTNMLAAGLAASNLILYAFVYTPLKQIHPINTWVGAVVGAIPPLLGWAAASNDISLNGMILPAALYFWQIPHFMALAYLCRDDYAAGGFKMYSLADASGHRTALVALRNSIYLIPLGFLAYDWGLTSGWFCLESAALTLAISAAAFSFYRNRTKEKARRMFHASLLYLPVFMSGLLIHRRSENEQFLEDKAKGFVKSASSTESSELDDDNGDQNIKARRPYRTEARPPVSYASVAPFPFLPAPSYNFP, from the exons ATGATGTTGAGGAGGAGGGGTTCTGTGACCTCCTTCTATTCCAAATTCATCGATTCTCACAATCTTAATTGTGGGCGTTCCTCTTCGAATCCCCATCGCGTCGCTGCTTCTGCAACTTCATTCGATATCTCTTCCGCTTCTGCGTCTAAAGCTACGACCGACTTCGTGTCGTTGACCCGCCACTATGGAAGGTGCTATTGGGAGCTCTCCAAAGCTCGTCTCAG CATGCTTGTGGTTGCAACATCTGGGACTGGGTTTGTCTTGGGGAGTGGTAGTGCTGTTGATCTTTCGGCACTTTCTTGCACTTGCTTGGGTACCATGATGGTTGCTGCATCTGCTAACTCTTTGAATCAG GTGTTTGAGATCAATAATGATGCTAAAATGAAGAGAACAAGTCGCAGGCCACTACCCTCAGGACGCATCACAATACCTCATGCAGTTGGCTGGGCATCCTCTGTTGGATTAGCTGGTACGGCTCTACTAGCTACGCAG ACCAATATGTTAGCTGCTGGGCTTGCTGCTTCCAACCTAATTCTGTATGCATTTGTATATACACCCTTGAAGCAGATTCATCCCATAAATACATGGGTGGGAGCTGTTGTCGGTGCTATTCCACCACTTTTGGG ATGGGCTGCAGCTTCTAATGATATTTCACTAAATGGAATGATTCTTCCAGCTGCTTTGTATTTTTGGCAAATACCACATTTTATGGCCCTAGCCTATTTGTGTCGTGATGACTATGCTGCTGGAGG GTTTAAGATGTACTCTCTTGCTGATGCATCTGGGCATAGAACAGCATTGGTGGCTTTAAGGAACTCTATATATCTAATCCCTTTGGGGTTCTTGGCTTATGATT GGGGTTTGACTTCTGGATGGTTTTGTCTTGAGTCCGCTGCACTTACACTTGCAATAAGCGCTGCAGCATTTTCATTCTATAGAAACCGTACCAAAGAAAAGGCAAGGAGAATGTTCCATGCCAGTCTTCTTTACCTCCCTGTGTTTATGTCTGGGCTTTTGATTCACCGTCGTTCTGAAAACGAACAATTCTTAGAAGACAAAGCAAAGGGTTTTGTGAAATCTGCATCCTCTACGGAGTCTTCAGAGTTGGATGATGATAACGGCGATCAAAATATCAAGGCCAGGCGTCCCTATCGGACTGAAGCGCGTCCTCCCGTATCGTATGCCTCTGTTGCACCTTTTCCCTTTTTGCCTGCTCCATCATATAACTTCCCTTGA